In the Nothobranchius furzeri strain GRZ-AD chromosome 15, NfurGRZ-RIMD1, whole genome shotgun sequence genome, one interval contains:
- the LOC107391256 gene encoding immunoglobulin-like and fibronectin type III domain-containing protein 1 produces the protein MWKRSKNASQPSSRSCFSLVHQYILHFNEVSGNKSAVIRRRSKTPGVMITQSIVNLPEGKSTPDFQCKPVAVTVQEGKPVVFKAVVTGSPKPDVTWKRAKGNLSDKEKFLRKCKESTGEYILEIRNVTAAEADTYKCCAVNEYGKAVCSTTLNVVDGSTNPEDFRKLLKKSKLEKADGENDERFWDAMLNADRKDYERICSEYDVSDLHLILKKLEDKRKARGQKYEDEDDCCDDDSEKSGIRRSGRTNAVRINNVLQNDSGLHMADVGEINLHNKQLKEAGPKEDLLPTEFKLSNVGFVIRIQEITAEEKDHALFECVLTHPLSTITWMKKGIVLEDGEKYNITVSGEKLIHRLLIKDCNKMDKGIYSAIAGITSCSAWLVVEAQKNSSVGKKTVRKSALASGAETDLETVAKEQQIKNQQEMEKILKAVKAKQAAGKLKEEKVLRSGEDLNENRRPSKILEGHKERMLDDLESTAEDGKKPKEGGSKNKKTINICKDFNKVEEFSDEDDDEDDGDQHQLPTTSQHESSKDEDLTKNVRTQRKSKKVHWKRLTLEQNEQVSEDESGDTDDIKDSAEPREQQSSSKQCKESKEPASGKHLCHESHSECDVTEDMNDSSTQTRRKRHIPLITDSVIDPGVHFISGLSDVDAIIHEPAELTCKLSSEDCEGTWFRDGKKIFPDDSFSITKDGPVHKLMILKCEEEHSGKYRFEADGRKTEARFIVKDPPRFDPEDLNIFIKPLAVKVGHHAIFKLQFVGYKPIKIQWYRDGEELQEDNNIKIEKSAGHSRLLLIRCQRRDTGEIKIKLKNDHGFAEAISQLIVLDKPSAPLGPAEVMESSATCIELKWRPPKDDGGSPVISYILERQQVGRNTWKKIGEIPGVPSYRDTDVDRGRKYCYRIRAVTSEGTSDEMETDDMQAGKFAFPGPPAPPKVVGSLSDCITLSWAPPTKTGGSRILGYILEKRKKGSNLWTVANASDELVTEKRCAVRDVVEGIEYEFRVCAINLSGAGEFSNPSEFVFARDPKKPPGKVMGLKVTETSHTNMILTWTKPEEKPGEQDEAKGYFVEIRQADCLEWSRCNSSPVIMTSFNVKGLKSMGMYWVRVIAMNDGGESAPEELPRYVLAVPLPVRPRFTNTKMKSFMVVRAGNSVRVTVNFEASPRPETTWLKDNVPVTKRATVSNSDGSSQLLIPSSERSDSGIYSVLLKNFAGQETFSTEVRVTDDPKPPGPVELEENVPGTVTVIWTPSPDEKLDDHLHYTVLKLDSNKHTWTTVADRLFNNKFTVCNILQGREYHFRVYAKNDMGTSAPSESPTWGKEKKKNKMMVTEATCKACDLRCAPTFIVPLKLQTATVGYECHMSCAVKGNPVPRVTWYRNHVSLNTDTNYYISNTCGVCSLLILRVGPKDTGEYSVVAENSLGRAECTTVISVRE, from the exons GTTTCTCCCTTGTTCATCAGTACATTCTGCATTTTAATGAGGTGTCAGGAAACAAGTCAG CTGTCATCCGGAGACGATCAAAGACTCCAGGAGTGATGATCACTCAAAGTATAGTAAATTTACCCGAAGGCAAAAGCACGCCAGACTTCCAGTGCAAACCGGTAGCAGTCACTGTCCAGGAAG gaAAACCAGTAGTTTTCAAGGCTGTGGTGACAGGATCTCCTAAACCAGATGTTACATGGAAACGAGCAAAAGGAAACCTTTCAGACAAGGAAAAATTCCTCAGAAAGTGCAAGGAATCAACCGGGGAATATATATTAGAG ATTCGGAATGTGACTGCAGCTGAGGCAGATACATACAAATGCTGCGCAGTGAATGAATATGGAAAAGCTGTCTGCTCCACAACCCTAAATGTAGTTGATG GCTCAACAAACCCTGAAGATTTCAGAAAATTGCTGAAGAAAAG TAAACTGGAGAAAGCAGATGGAGAGAATGATGAAAGGTTCTGGGATGCGATGCTGAATGCTGACAGAAAAGACTACGAGCGCATCTGCTCTGAATACGACGTTTCAGACCTACACCTGATTCTCAAAAAGCTTGAAGATAAAAGGAAAGCAAGAGGACAGAAATATGAG GATGAGGATGATTGCTGTGATGATGACTCAGAGAAAAGTGGCATCAGAAGGTCTGGAAGAACAAATGCAGTCAGAATCAACAACGTGCTGCAAAATGACTCGGGCCTGCACATGGCGGACGTTGGAGAGATCAACCTTCACAACAAACAGCTAAAAGAAGCAGGTCCTAAGGAGGATCTACTTCCAACAGAGTTCAAAC TTTCCAATGTAGGTTTTGTGATCAGAATTCAAGAGATTACTGCTGAAGAGAAAGATCACGCCCTCTTTGAGTGTGTTCTGACACACCCCCTTTCTACAATAACTTGGATGAAAAAGGGTATCGTTCTAGAAGATGGAGAGAAGTACAATATAACTGTATCAGGAGAAAAACTGATTCACAGGCTGTTGATCAAAGACTGCAACAAAATGGATAAAGGGATTTATTCGGCCATTGCTGGCATCACTTCCTGTAGTGCCTGGCTGGTGGTAGAAG CTCAGAAAAACTCTTCTGTTGGTAAGAAGACAGTACGTAAATCTGCACTGGCTAGTGGAGCTGAAACTGACTTGGAAACAGTGGCCAAAGAGCAGCAAATAAAAAACCAACAGGAAATGGAAAAGATCTTAAAGGCTGTGAAAGCAAAACAAGCTGCTGGAAAACTGAAGGAAGAAAAGGTTTTAAGAAGTGGTGAAGACTTGAATGAAAATAGAAGACCAAGCAAAATCTTAGAAGGCCACAAAGAGAGAATGCTGGATGACTTGGAGAGCACAGCAGAAGATGGAAAGAAACCAAAAGAAGGAGGAAGCAAGAACAAAAAAACTATAAATATTTGCAAAGATTTCAACAAGGTAGAAG AGTtcagtgatgaagatgatgatgaagatgatggagaCCAGCATCAACTCCCTACCACAAGTCAACATGAGTCTAGCAAAGATGAGGACCTTACAAAGAATGTGAGAACCCAAAGGAAATCTAAAAAAGTCCATTGGAAAAGACTTACTCTAG AACAAAATGAACAAGTAAGTGAGGATGAGTCAGGTGACACTGATGACATCAAGGACTCTGCCGAACCGAGggaacaacaaagtagttcaaagCAATGCAAAGAGTCGAAGGAACCAGCGAGTG GCAAACATCTGTGTCATGAAAGCCACAGTGAGTGTGATGTGACTGAAGACATGAATGACTCATCAACTCAAACACGACGTAAAAGACACATCCCCCTGATAACAGACTCTGTAATTG ATCCGGGGGTTCATTTCATCAGTGGTTTGTCTGATGTGGATGCCATTATCCATGAGCCAGCTGAGTTGACATGTAAACTCAGCAGTGAGGACTGTGAGGGAACCTGGTTCAGAGATGGCAAGAAG ATTTTCCCTGATGACAGTTTCTCCATCACCAAAGATGGACCAGTCCATAAATTAATGATCCTGAAATGTGAGGAAGAGCATTCTGGGAAATATCGTTTTGAAGCAGATGGTCGGAAAACAGAGGCGAGGTTCATCGTCAAAG ATCCACCCAGGTTTGACCCTGAAGACCTCAACATTTTCATCAAGCCTCTGGCAGTCAAAGTGGGACACCACGCCATTTTCAAACTTCAGTTTGTTGGCTACAAACCAATAAAAATTCAGTGGTACAGAGATGGAGAAGAGCTCCAAGAAGACAACAACATAAAGATTGAGAAATCTGCCGGTCATAGCCGCCTGCTCCTGATCAGATGTCAGAGGAGAGACACAGGAGAGATAAAGATAAAACTAAAGAATGATCATGGATTTGCTGAGGCAATCTCACAGCTTATTGTGCTTG ACAAGCCATCTGCCCCTCTGGGTCCTGCAGAAGTCATGGAGAGCTCAGCTACATGTATTGAACTGAAGTGGCGACCTCCAAAAGATGATGGTGGATCACCTGTGATAAGCTACATACTAGAGCGTCAACAAGTGGGTCGAAACACCTGGAAAAAAATAGGAGAAATACCAGGTGTGCCCAGCTACCGTGACACAGATGTGGACCGTGGACGGAAATACTGCTACCGCATCCGAGCAGTGACGTCAGAGGGAACAAGTGATGAGATGGAGACGGATGACATGCAAGCTGGCAAGTTTG CTTTTCCAGGTCCTCCAGCACCTCCCAAGGTGGTCGGTTCTCTCAGTGACTGCATAACCCTTTCATGGGCTCCACCAACTAAAACAGGAGGTTCTCGCATCCTGGGCTACATTTTGGAGAAACGTAAAAAGGGCAGCAATCTCTGGACTGTTGCAAATGCATCTGATGAGTTAGTAACAG AGAAGAGATGTGCAGTGAGGGATGTTGTGGAGGGTATAGAGTACGAGTTCAGAGTTTGCGCCATCAACCTCTCAGGAGCGGGGGAATTCAGCAACCCTTCAGAATTTGTTTTTGCACGAGATCCTAAAA AACCTCCTGGTAAAGTGATGGGCCTGAAGGTAACAGAAACATCGCACACCAACATGATTCTGACTTGGACTAAACCTGAGGAGAAACCAGGCGAGCAGGATGAGGCGAAAGGATACTTTGTTGAGATTCGACAGGCAGATTGCCTTGAATGGTCTCGCTGTAACAGCAGCCCCGTCATCATGACATCATTTAATGTGAAAGGCCTTAAATCGATGGGCATGTACTGGGTGAGAGTCATTGCTATGAATGATGGAGGAGAGAGTGCACCAGAGGAGCTACCCAGATATGTCCTTGCGGTGCCTTTACCTG tgaggcCAAGGTTCACAAACACCAAGATGAAGAGTTTCATGGTGGTGAGGGCGGGGAACTCCGTCAGGGTCACTGTCAACTTTGAG GCCTCTCCAAGACCAGAGACTACCTGGTTAAAGGACAACGTTCCCGTGACAAAGCGTGCTACAGTCAGTAACTCTGACGGCTCATCGCAGCTGCTGATTCCTAGCTCTGAGCGTTCTGATTCAGGCATCTATTCAGTTTTGTTGAAAAATTTTGCCGGGCAGGAAACATTCAGCACAGAAGTCAGGGTTACAG ATGATCCAAAGCCTCCTGGCCCAGTGGAGCTGGAGGAAAACGTTCCCGGTACTGTAACTGTGATCTGGACACCTTCTCCTGATGAGAAGCTGGACGACCATCTTCACTACACAGTGTTGAAATTGGACTCTAATAAACACACATGGACCACAGTGGCTGATAGACTCTTTAACAACAAGTTCACAGTTTGCAATATTCTACAAGGGAGGGAGTATCACTTCAGGGTGTATGCCAAAAATGACATGGGCACATCAGCACCTTCAGAGTCACCAACCTGgggcaaggagaagaagaaaa ATAAAATGATGGTTACTGAAGCTACGTGTAAGGCGTGCGACTTACGTTGCGCTCCTACATTTATTGTTCCTCTGAAGCTTCAGACTGCAACTGTAGGTTATGAATGTCATATGAGCTGTGCTGTGAAGGGAAACCCAGTGCCTCGTGTCACCTGGTACCGAAACCACGTCAGTCTGAACACTGACACCAACTATTACATCTCCAACACCTGCGGAGTTTGCTCCTTGCTGATCCTTCGAGTTGGTCCCAAAGACACGGGGGAGTACTCTGTGGTTGCTGAGAACAGTTTAGGACGAGCAGAATGCACCACAGTGATCAGTGTCAGAG AATGA